From the Winogradskyella forsetii genome, the window TACCGGCATATTTGTTCTGTTCACCAATGGAGCAGTCGTTTAAAATGTCTGTGTCTGCACCAGAACAGAGGATGAAGAATTGCTTTAACATGATTGATTGTTTTTTGATTGATCCTTCGGCTACGCTCAGGATAGATTGTCTATTAGAACGCTAAATGATTCGTTTTGTTACACTTTGGTACTAAAAAAAGCCTCAGTGAATGAGGCTTATTATATTTTGTTAAGAATATTTATTAATCAATTATGGTAATAACCAAGGGCTCAATCTTAGATTCAGAAGCATCTTTAATTGAAAATAAGACTAATTTCATATCCGTTTTCATACTTGCAATGGTCGTTAAAACATTTTTGTTTTCATCAAATGAATTACCTTTTATGAGTATTGTGGGTTTGCCTGGAATTTTAAGCTTAAATTCAGTGACATTACCATTTTCAGTAGTAAGCTTAAGGCTATTAACTTCTATTTTGGTCATTGTCAATTTAGGGAAATCTACTTTTTTCCCATTAATTATTAATTTAAGTGATTGTTGTTTACCCGATTTCCCATTGGCGCCGAGCAATATCGGTTTTTTAAAAATATAAACCAGAGGCTGTTTAGATTCTATATTATGACAAGTAACATTCAGCTTAGGATTCTTTTTTAATTGGTCAATAGCTATATCTGAAGAAATTGATTTTCCTTCGTTAAAAAATTTAGCATTGTTTTTTGCCATTCTAATAACGAAATCTAAAGTTGATTCTGGATCAGAGGTTGATGACTTGTTTGTATTAGTAGGCATCTCTACTTCCTTACCAAAACGATTGTAATACGTTGTTTTTTCATTTTTATCAGAATAATAATAGCTTTCTCCATCGATTTTTATGGGACCTTGTTTTTGTTCTTCATTTTCAACTATAATTGCAGTTCCCATTTCTATTGACCATGGAGAATCTTTAGAAGTCTGATCTTCTCGCATCTCTTTTAATGCTTTTTCTTTTTCAACTTTTGCTTCTTCTATTGTTAATCCATTATTAGGACTGAAATGTTTAGTTAATAAACCAAACTTTTTTTGGTTCTCTTTATGAATAATAAATGAAGACCAAATATCAGTTTTCCTCAATTCAGATTGAACCTTTTTTGCAAAATCCATACTTTTATTTTGCTCAATAAATATTGAGGCAGTTACATAATTTCTGCGTTCTTCAATCGTGAGATGTTCATTTATTTTGGTTACGGTATCTAATAAGTTCTTAAAGCTAACAGGTTCATTGTTTAAGGTTATGCTGTTGTCTCTTTTTATTAAAATTTCAACAGGTTTTATGGTTTGATTACTGTTTGTTTTTGCAACTTCATAATTATTAGCATTCGGGCCACCTTTCTTAGGGCTATTGGTTTTTTTAGGAGCCGCAGGAGGCGCAGGAGGCGGAGGCGGAGGTATTGCGGTTGAAGAAGCATCTGCAATGATAATTTTAAACTCATGGTCTATAACCATAGTTTTGATCTTTTCGAGCGCTTTCTTTGATGCTTCACTTGGGTCGTACTTCACATAAACGGCTTTAGTAGAATTGGCAAACTCTGATAGAGACTTTAGTTTAGATGCAATGGCTTTTATTGTAGCTAACTCATCATTTACTAGTAACTCTCCGTTTTTGTTTATTAAAATTGTTAAAAGCG encodes:
- a CDS encoding M56 family metallopeptidase; this translates as MELYLLKFSACLLVFWLVYVLFLERQTMHHFKRFYLLGAMALALVIPTLTITEYVEPVVTNFETSSINIPTELSEIEPIETPSIFTLEHILWLIYGMGVLLFFIRFVVNLVKMQRRISKNVKLTKRSFVYVLLRENLVPHSFFKYIFFNKMRYESNSVPAEVKLHEETHAKQLHSLDIIILELLQIVFWFHPLIYILKHHVKLNHEFLADQGVLKQGSDAKTYQNIILQFSSSDSYRNTQDYALSSAINYSSTRLNGLFSKNTFGQVKKRFRVMKKQTSKTRIWLSTLLVLPIIAVLFYSFAERIEIEKEIPNPQIIVQKEQPLLTILINKNGELLVNDELATIKAIASKLKSLSEFANSTKAVYVKYDPSEASKKALEKIKTMVIDHEFKIIIADASSTAIPPPPPPAPPAAPKKTNSPKKGGPNANNYEVAKTNSNQTIKPVEILIKRDNSITLNNEPVSFKNLLDTVTKINEHLTIEERRNYVTASIFIEQNKSMDFAKKVQSELRKTDIWSSFIIHKENQKKFGLLTKHFSPNNGLTIEEAKVEKEKALKEMREDQTSKDSPWSIEMGTAIIVENEEQKQGPIKIDGESYYYSDKNEKTTYYNRFGKEVEMPTNTNKSSTSDPESTLDFVIRMAKNNAKFFNEGKSISSDIAIDQLKKNPKLNVTCHNIESKQPLVYIFKKPILLGANGKSGKQQSLKLIINGKKVDFPKLTMTKIEVNSLKLTTENGNVTEFKLKIPGKPTILIKGNSFDENKNVLTTIASMKTDMKLVLFSIKDASESKIEPLVITIID